From Levilactobacillus zymae, a single genomic window includes:
- a CDS encoding ATP-dependent Clp protease ATP-binding subunit, translating to MDNLFTPSAKSVLVLAQEQAKYFKHQAVGTEHLLLALTIEKNGIANKVLQQFSVTDDDVREEIERFTGYGTLENTDKDSYLPYSPKAKAMLALAGDEAKRLGATKIGTEHLLLALLSDETILSSRILKNLNVELTSARKVVLRKLGIADTPKRRNENRARRAAQGGTPTLDSLARDLTQAAKDGKMDPTVGRDKEVKRVIQILSRRTKNNPVLIGEPGVGKTAIAEGLAQRIVAGDVPEDMQNKRLMMLDMGSLVAGTKYRGEFEDRLKKVIEEIYNDGHVILFIDELHTLIGAGGAEGAIDASNILKPALARGELQTIGATTLDEYQKYIESDAALERRFATVQVDEPTSEEALEILKGLRPRYEDHHHVNITDEALEQAVKLSVRYISERFLPDKAIDLMDEASAKVRIDQMDKPTPTSKLTQDLDQLAKDKDAAIERQDFEQAAQLRTQEIALREKLAAQKAKAAERADQAKRHYVLNVTGEDVAQVVAEWTGVPLTQLKQTDADRLVNLEKILHQRVIGQDEAVSAVARAIRRARSGLKDPNRPIGSFMFLGPTGVGKTELAKALAAAMFGSEDNMIRVDMSEYMEKYSTSRLIGSAPGYVGYDEGGQLTEKVRQKPYSVVLFDEVEKAHPDVFNLLLQVLGDGYLTDSKGRRVDFRNTILIMTSNLGATKLRDEKTVGFGAEDVANDYRAMADTIRQTLKQSFRPEFLNRIDETVIFHSLKKPELHQIVKLMAQRIVKRVADQNIKLKFTPAALDAIAQAGYDPEYGARPLRRALQNQVEDQLSEAMLSGEIKANEQVTIGATKGKVTINSKPVTPRKAVTSK from the coding sequence ATGGACAACCTATTTACGCCCAGTGCTAAGAGTGTCTTAGTTTTGGCACAGGAACAGGCAAAGTATTTTAAGCATCAAGCGGTGGGTACGGAACACTTACTGCTAGCCCTCACCATTGAAAAAAACGGGATTGCCAATAAAGTCCTCCAACAATTTTCTGTGACGGACGACGATGTCCGCGAAGAGATCGAACGGTTCACCGGTTACGGGACCCTAGAGAACACGGATAAAGATAGTTATTTACCGTATTCGCCTAAAGCCAAAGCCATGTTAGCCTTGGCCGGTGATGAAGCTAAGCGCTTAGGGGCCACCAAGATTGGCACGGAGCACTTGCTGTTAGCGTTACTCAGTGATGAAACGATTCTGTCGTCACGCATCTTGAAAAATCTCAACGTTGAATTAACCAGTGCTCGTAAGGTGGTTCTCCGTAAATTGGGGATCGCCGATACGCCTAAGCGGCGGAACGAAAACCGGGCACGTCGGGCTGCACAGGGGGGCACACCGACGCTAGACTCCTTAGCGCGGGACCTGACCCAAGCAGCTAAAGATGGCAAGATGGATCCAACGGTGGGCCGTGATAAGGAAGTTAAGCGGGTCATTCAGATCTTGAGTCGACGGACCAAAAACAATCCGGTACTGATTGGCGAACCCGGTGTGGGTAAAACGGCAATTGCGGAAGGCTTAGCCCAACGGATTGTGGCCGGTGATGTGCCCGAGGATATGCAAAATAAACGGCTAATGATGCTCGACATGGGCTCGTTGGTTGCGGGAACCAAGTATCGGGGTGAATTCGAAGACCGGCTGAAGAAAGTCATCGAGGAAATTTACAACGACGGGCACGTAATCCTATTTATCGATGAACTGCACACGTTGATTGGCGCTGGTGGGGCCGAAGGGGCCATCGACGCCTCGAACATCTTGAAACCGGCTCTGGCCAGAGGTGAACTTCAAACCATCGGGGCCACGACGTTGGATGAGTATCAAAAGTATATCGAATCTGACGCAGCGTTGGAACGACGGTTTGCAACCGTGCAGGTTGACGAACCGACTAGCGAGGAAGCCTTAGAGATCTTAAAGGGTTTGCGGCCGCGTTACGAGGACCATCATCACGTTAATATCACGGATGAGGCCCTGGAACAGGCTGTGAAGCTGTCCGTCCGGTACATTAGCGAACGTTTCTTACCAGATAAGGCGATTGATTTAATGGATGAAGCCTCTGCGAAGGTGCGGATTGATCAGATGGATAAACCGACGCCGACCAGTAAGTTGACCCAGGATCTGGATCAGCTGGCTAAGGATAAGGACGCTGCGATTGAACGGCAAGACTTTGAACAGGCCGCCCAATTACGGACCCAAGAGATTGCTTTACGTGAGAAGCTAGCTGCGCAAAAAGCGAAGGCGGCAGAACGTGCGGATCAGGCCAAACGGCATTATGTCCTGAACGTTACGGGTGAAGATGTTGCCCAAGTGGTGGCAGAATGGACTGGCGTTCCGTTGACGCAGTTGAAGCAAACGGATGCTGACCGGCTAGTTAATCTGGAAAAGATTCTGCACCAGCGGGTAATTGGTCAAGACGAAGCAGTTTCGGCGGTTGCCCGGGCGATTCGGCGGGCCCGTTCCGGTCTAAAGGATCCGAACCGGCCGATTGGGTCGTTTATGTTCTTAGGACCAACCGGGGTCGGGAAGACCGAGTTGGCTAAGGCCCTCGCGGCGGCCATGTTTGGGTCGGAAGATAACATGATTCGGGTCGATATGAGTGAATACATGGAGAAATATTCCACCAGTCGGCTGATTGGGTCGGCCCCCGGTTATGTGGGGTACGATGAAGGGGGCCAACTGACCGAAAAGGTTCGGCAGAAGCCTTACTCCGTGGTGCTCTTCGATGAAGTGGAAAAGGCGCACCCGGATGTCTTTAACCTGTTACTGCAGGTCTTAGGCGATGGGTACCTTACCGATTCCAAGGGTCGCCGAGTCGACTTCCGGAACACGATTTTAATTATGACTTCGAACTTAGGGGCCACTAAGCTGCGGGATGAAAAGACCGTCGGCTTCGGTGCCGAAGACGTGGCTAACGATTACCGAGCAATGGCGGATACCATTCGGCAAACGTTGAAGCAGTCCTTCCGTCCAGAATTCTTGAACCGCATTGATGAGACCGTGATTTTCCATTCCTTGAAGAAACCCGAGTTACATCAGATTGTTAAATTGATGGCTCAGCGGATTGTCAAGCGGGTGGCGGACCAAAACATCAAGTTGAAGTTCACACCGGCGGCCTTAGATGCAATTGCCCAGGCCGGTTACGATCCAGAGTATGGGGCGCGACCGCTACGCCGAGCGTTGCAGAACCAGGTTGAAGACCAGTTGAGTGAAGCCATGCTCTCGGGTGAGATCAAGGCTAACGAGCAGGTCACGATTGGTGCGACCAAGGGTAAAGTAACGATTAATTCGAAGCCGGTAACGCCACGTAAGGCCGTGACTAGTAAATAA
- a CDS encoding CtsR family transcriptional regulator, with protein MENQNISDIIEAYLKQILAESQEVEIRRSEIANQFNVVPSQINYVIKTRFTIQDGYVVRSKRGGGGYIRIEKVKLLDNLDFIDSLVTAVGDQITRHDGLAVVRSLFEAGTINRREANIMLAAIDKTALNTGDRELNERVRAQILVSILDHLRYES; from the coding sequence ATGGAGAATCAAAATATTTCGGATATTATTGAAGCTTACCTCAAGCAGATTCTCGCGGAGTCTCAAGAAGTTGAGATTCGACGGTCGGAAATTGCTAATCAGTTCAATGTCGTCCCATCACAGATTAATTACGTGATTAAGACACGCTTTACGATTCAAGACGGCTACGTCGTTCGTAGTAAGCGGGGTGGCGGTGGTTATATTCGGATCGAAAAGGTTAAGTTATTGGATAACTTGGATTTTATCGACTCGTTAGTAACCGCCGTAGGTGACCAGATTACCCGGCATGATGGATTAGCGGTCGTTCGCAGCTTATTTGAAGCCGGAACCATTAACCGGCGAGAAGCCAACATTATGTTAGCAGCGATTGATAAGACCGCCCTAAACACGGGAGATCGGGAGTTAAACGAACGGGTACGAGCCCAAATCCTGGTTTCGATTTTGGATCATTTACGTTACGAGAGCTAA
- the serS gene encoding serine--tRNA ligase — translation MLDLKLIRQETDFVKEKLATRGVDPADIDALSAMDAKRRELITKTETMKAQRNTVSDEISKMKRQKQNADDQITEMRQVSAAIKAADAELDTLKAQVQDAAAHLPNIPNDNVPVGLDETGSVEIRKWGEKPNMDFTPKAHYEIGENLDILDFERGAKVSGSRYLYYLGAGAHLERAVYNFFLDENTKAGFKEVLPPYIVNDASMYGTGQFPKFKEDVYSLEGQHMTLIPTAEVPLVNYYRNEVIPAEKLPVWFTALTPAFRSEAGSAGRDTRGLIRLHQFNKVEMVKFCEPEDSWNELEALTKHAEMLLQKLGLAYHVITLTTGDMSFTAAMTHDLEVWFPEQGTYREISSCSNTTDFQARRAHIQYRDDNGKLQYVHALNGSGLAVGRTVAAILENYQNEDGTVTIPDVLVPYMGGMTKITK, via the coding sequence ATGTTAGATTTAAAGTTGATTCGGCAAGAAACTGATTTTGTAAAGGAAAAGTTGGCCACTCGGGGGGTGGATCCAGCCGATATTGATGCCCTTTCAGCCATGGATGCTAAGCGACGGGAACTCATTACCAAGACGGAAACCATGAAGGCCCAACGTAACACGGTGTCGGATGAAATCTCGAAGATGAAACGGCAAAAACAAAACGCCGATGATCAGATTACCGAAATGCGGCAAGTTAGCGCCGCAATCAAGGCGGCCGATGCGGAACTCGATACCTTAAAGGCCCAGGTCCAAGATGCAGCGGCACACCTGCCGAACATTCCTAACGATAACGTTCCGGTGGGCTTAGATGAAACCGGCAGTGTTGAGATCCGCAAATGGGGCGAGAAACCTAATATGGACTTTACCCCCAAGGCCCACTATGAAATCGGGGAAAATCTCGATATTTTGGACTTTGAACGTGGTGCGAAGGTCTCTGGTAGCCGGTACCTGTACTACCTGGGGGCGGGTGCCCACTTGGAACGGGCCGTCTACAACTTCTTTTTAGACGAAAATACGAAGGCGGGCTTCAAGGAAGTCTTGCCACCGTACATCGTCAACGATGCGTCCATGTACGGAACGGGCCAGTTCCCGAAGTTTAAAGAAGATGTCTACTCCTTAGAGGGTCAGCACATGACGTTAATCCCTACGGCCGAAGTGCCCTTAGTCAACTATTACCGTAATGAAGTCATCCCGGCTGAGAAATTACCGGTATGGTTTACGGCCTTAACGCCAGCCTTTCGCTCTGAAGCAGGGAGTGCGGGGCGCGATACTCGGGGCTTAATTCGGTTACACCAGTTTAATAAGGTGGAAATGGTTAAGTTCTGTGAGCCAGAAGATTCTTGGAACGAATTAGAGGCGCTGACGAAGCACGCTGAGATGCTGTTACAGAAGCTGGGCTTGGCCTACCACGTGATTACCCTGACGACGGGTGACATGAGCTTTACGGCGGCGATGACGCATGATTTGGAGGTCTGGTTCCCAGAACAAGGAACTTACCGTGAAATTTCAAGCTGCTCGAACACGACGGACTTCCAGGCGCGGCGGGCGCACATTCAGTACCGTGACGACAATGGTAAGTTGCAGTACGTCCATGCGTTGAACGGTTCCGGTTTGGCTGTTGGCCGAACGGTTGCCGCTATTTTGGAAAACTACCAAAATGAAGATGGTACGGTCACGATTCCGGACGTGCTGGTCCCTTACATGGGTGGCATGACCAAGATTACCAAATAA
- a CDS encoding deoxynucleoside kinase produces the protein MLVLSGTIGAGKTSLANLLAKHLNKPAFYESVDDNKILPLFYKDPQKYAFLLQIYFLNKRLDSIKAANADQESVMDRSIFEDSLLFHLNADLGRATNTEVDIYDSLLQNMMQELPEATYQKNPDLLIHINISFDTMLQRIKKRGRSYEQIDTDPSLYNYYKELDQRYTAWYANYDKSPKMQINGDDLDFVEDPVARQKVLALIDEKIASL, from the coding sequence ATGCTTGTATTATCGGGAACTATTGGGGCTGGCAAAACGAGCCTAGCGAACTTATTGGCTAAACATTTAAACAAACCAGCGTTTTATGAATCGGTAGATGACAACAAAATTTTACCGCTATTCTATAAGGATCCCCAGAAGTATGCCTTCTTACTGCAGATTTACTTCTTGAACAAGCGGCTAGACAGCATTAAGGCCGCCAACGCGGACCAGGAAAGCGTGATGGATCGTTCAATCTTTGAGGATTCGCTGCTGTTTCATTTGAACGCCGACTTGGGTCGGGCGACGAACACGGAAGTTGACATCTACGATTCGCTGTTGCAGAACATGATGCAAGAGCTGCCGGAAGCCACTTACCAGAAGAACCCGGACCTGTTAATTCACATTAACATTTCCTTTGATACGATGCTGCAACGGATCAAGAAACGGGGACGGTCTTACGAACAAATTGATACCGACCCGAGCCTATACAATTACTACAAGGAACTTGACCAACGGTACACGGCTTGGTACGCCAATTACGATAAATCACCGAAGATGCAAATTAACGGGGATGACTTGGACTTCGTGGAAGATCCAGTGGCCCGGCAAAAGGTTTTAGCCCTCATTGATGAAAAGATCGCGTCCCTCTAG
- a CDS encoding amino acid permease, whose protein sequence is MEQSMTNATTSKSSDSVKRGLKTRHVSMIALGGCIGTGLFVASGSAISTAGPGGALVAYIAMGLMVYFLMTSLGEMATNMPISGSFAAYSAKYVDPALGFAMGWNYWFNWAITVAVDISTAALVMKFWLPNIPGWTWSLVALVIIFVINALSVQAFGETEFWMSLIKVVTIFVFLAVGLLTIVGIMGGHGPGLSNFTYKQAPFVGGFPAILSVFVVAGFSFQGTELVGITAGESEDPSHSVPKAINQVFWRIILFYVLAIFVIAAVLPYTSHDLLGSSASDVAISPFTLVFRRAGLAAAASVMNAVILTSVISAANSGMYASTRMLYSLSKEGYAPQFLGRTGKNGIPYPALLMTTLVAALTFISSIAGPKIYMWLVAASGLTGFIAWFGIALSHFRFRRAFIKQGHQLSELKYHAKWFPIGPLLALILCVAVIVGQDPQSFFSGNWEQVLVTYIGVPLVLILYIGYKIKNHTKLIPLDEVDVAPVHKDGTLKNNAAAEKD, encoded by the coding sequence ATGGAACAGAGTATGACAAACGCAACAACGAGTAAGTCTTCGGATTCGGTAAAGCGGGGACTCAAGACGCGACACGTGTCAATGATTGCGTTGGGTGGATGTATTGGAACAGGGCTCTTTGTTGCCAGCGGGTCTGCCATCTCGACAGCCGGTCCTGGTGGCGCATTAGTTGCCTACATTGCAATGGGATTAATGGTGTACTTTTTAATGACCAGTCTAGGAGAAATGGCCACGAACATGCCAATCTCCGGTTCGTTTGCTGCTTATTCTGCTAAGTATGTTGATCCAGCTCTGGGGTTCGCCATGGGGTGGAACTACTGGTTCAACTGGGCCATTACCGTAGCGGTAGATATTTCAACCGCGGCGTTAGTCATGAAGTTCTGGTTACCCAATATTCCCGGGTGGACCTGGAGCTTGGTGGCGTTAGTCATTATCTTTGTCATTAACGCGTTATCCGTGCAAGCCTTCGGGGAAACCGAATTTTGGATGTCGTTAATTAAGGTGGTTACCATCTTCGTCTTCTTAGCCGTTGGGTTACTAACCATCGTGGGCATCATGGGTGGTCACGGACCTGGTCTGAGCAACTTCACTTACAAGCAGGCACCGTTCGTTGGTGGTTTTCCCGCCATTCTAAGTGTCTTCGTGGTCGCCGGGTTCTCGTTCCAAGGAACGGAATTGGTTGGGATCACTGCCGGGGAATCGGAAGATCCTTCGCACAGTGTGCCTAAGGCGATTAATCAAGTGTTCTGGCGGATTATTTTATTCTACGTTTTAGCTATCTTTGTGATTGCCGCTGTCTTACCTTACACGAGTCATGATTTACTGGGCTCTTCTGCGAGTGACGTGGCCATCAGTCCCTTTACGTTAGTCTTTCGTCGGGCTGGTTTGGCTGCCGCTGCGAGTGTCATGAACGCTGTGATCTTGACGTCCGTTATTTCCGCTGCTAACTCCGGAATGTACGCGTCAACGCGAATGTTGTACTCCTTGTCCAAGGAAGGTTATGCACCACAATTCTTGGGACGGACCGGTAAGAATGGGATTCCTTATCCGGCCTTACTGATGACGACGTTGGTCGCTGCCTTGACCTTCATCAGTAGTATTGCGGGGCCAAAGATTTATATGTGGCTGGTCGCCGCTAGTGGGTTGACCGGGTTCATCGCTTGGTTCGGAATTGCGTTATCGCACTTCCGCTTCCGGCGCGCCTTTATCAAGCAGGGACATCAGCTGTCTGAATTGAAGTATCACGCTAAGTGGTTCCCAATTGGGCCGCTGCTGGCATTAATTCTCTGTGTCGCCGTCATCGTGGGTCAAGATCCACAATCCTTCTTCTCGGGTAACTGGGAACAAGTATTGGTCACCTACATTGGGGTGCCACTGGTCTTAATCCTCTACATTGGTTACAAGATTAAGAATCATACCAAGTTGATTCCGTTAGACGAAGTTGACGTGGCACCAGTCCACAAGGATGGGACGTTAAAGAATAACGCCGCTGCCGAAAAGGACTAA
- a CDS encoding GNAT family N-acetyltransferase translates to MVPEITTARLHLRPLKMSDLEAYQAIVTDPRVALPAGLQLPLSDQHVANGLRADLQQPLAYAITRSLQGPLVGMVIGYEHADALGDLDVTAVDLGYFLTPTLWGHGYMPEALRGLLAVLVQAHSPIKTLWATSLATNQRSQNVLSHLSFELIDDQLVVPNPATMALERHLLYRYDL, encoded by the coding sequence ATGGTTCCTGAAATAACAACGGCGCGGCTCCACTTACGCCCCCTCAAAATGAGTGATTTGGAAGCCTATCAGGCCATTGTGACCGACCCCAGAGTGGCGTTACCGGCAGGGTTACAGTTGCCACTTTCCGATCAGCACGTAGCTAACGGGTTGCGAGCCGATCTGCAGCAGCCCTTAGCTTACGCCATCACGCGGTCGCTGCAAGGGCCGTTAGTCGGCATGGTCATTGGCTATGAGCACGCGGATGCGTTGGGGGACTTAGACGTGACGGCTGTCGATCTGGGCTACTTTTTGACGCCAACTCTCTGGGGGCACGGCTATATGCCAGAAGCGTTACGGGGACTGTTGGCCGTTTTGGTACAAGCGCACAGTCCCATTAAAACTTTGTGGGCCACCAGCTTGGCCACGAATCAACGCTCGCAGAACGTTTTAAGTCACTTATCATTCGAACTAATTGATGACCAGTTGGTCGTACCTAATCCCGCTACAATGGCGTTAGAGCGTCACCTCCTCTACCGCTATGATTTATGA
- a CDS encoding alpha/beta hydrolase, producing the protein MQIVKQALAENSQAYLQGYLRQDDPTATYPAIIIVPGGSYTHIPEQQAEDLALAWSAKGYQAFFLRYSFVAEKQPLLPAPVIELAQSVATLRRHAHEWQLQPERLVIAGFSVGGHIVALFNDHWASAELNQQAHTTPAEIRPQAIILGYPVITPTAGFPSDPATLAQWTNDPASIAADQLVTDQNVPTFIWVTASDPLVPVQNALAYAQASIAHGVDTELHVFHHGPHGLALANQVTAWKPGTNLPHVAHWVTLATEWLADLA; encoded by the coding sequence ATGCAAATTGTGAAGCAAGCCCTCGCTGAAAATTCTCAGGCCTACCTACAAGGCTACCTACGTCAGGATGATCCCACGGCCACCTACCCGGCCATCATCATCGTTCCCGGCGGCTCCTACACCCACATCCCCGAACAACAGGCTGAGGACCTGGCCTTGGCTTGGTCGGCTAAGGGCTACCAGGCCTTCTTTTTACGGTATAGCTTCGTTGCCGAAAAACAGCCACTGCTCCCCGCACCGGTGATCGAACTGGCGCAAAGTGTCGCCACGTTACGGCGGCACGCTCACGAGTGGCAACTCCAACCAGAACGCCTAGTGATTGCCGGGTTCTCCGTGGGAGGTCACATCGTCGCGCTATTTAACGATCACTGGGCCAGTGCCGAGTTGAACCAGCAGGCGCACACGACCCCCGCGGAAATCCGACCACAAGCCATCATCCTCGGCTACCCCGTCATCACCCCAACGGCGGGGTTCCCGTCCGATCCCGCTACGCTAGCGCAGTGGACCAACGATCCCGCCTCAATTGCCGCCGATCAGTTAGTGACCGACCAGAACGTGCCCACGTTTATCTGGGTCACGGCTAGCGATCCCCTGGTTCCCGTCCAGAATGCCTTGGCTTACGCGCAGGCCTCCATTGCCCATGGGGTGGACACCGAGCTGCACGTCTTCCACCATGGTCCCCATGGCCTGGCTCTTGCCAACCAAGTGACCGCCTGGAAGCCGGGAACGAACTTACCCCACGTCGCTCACTGGGTCACGCTCGCCACGGAATGGCTGGCCGACTTAGCTTAA
- a CDS encoding phosphatase PAP2 family protein: MMLFNRDRDRPWKFGLTTILFLTLAFFVKAQNAYVAFLDSSIVDIVQKTQPGWKTLMYRGITSLVEPKFLIVWTVVLAFLLWGFKFKIPALWCLATLIGGDVLAAVVKNVVQRARPAGHLAIDNGYSFPSGHVFGTFLLLAMIWLILIPMIATPWRAWVVRIIVIIWLILVMISRVYLNAHFPTDTFGAALLAYLWLQVAEGLYIRLAPMMKRWPLLKKSEI; encoded by the coding sequence ATGATGCTATTTAACCGGGATCGGGACCGACCATGGAAGTTCGGCTTGACCACGATCCTCTTTTTAACGCTGGCGTTTTTCGTAAAGGCCCAAAACGCTTACGTGGCCTTCTTGGACTCGTCAATCGTGGACATCGTCCAGAAGACCCAACCAGGGTGGAAGACCCTGATGTACCGGGGAATCACCAGTCTAGTTGAGCCTAAGTTCTTGATTGTTTGGACCGTGGTGTTGGCGTTCTTGTTGTGGGGCTTTAAATTTAAGATCCCCGCACTCTGGTGCCTAGCCACGTTGATTGGGGGCGACGTGTTAGCCGCCGTCGTCAAGAATGTGGTCCAACGAGCCCGACCGGCCGGGCATCTGGCCATCGATAACGGCTATAGCTTCCCCAGTGGTCACGTCTTCGGAACGTTCCTATTATTGGCCATGATTTGGCTGATTTTGATTCCGATGATCGCCACACCTTGGCGGGCCTGGGTGGTCCGAATTATCGTCATTATTTGGCTGATCTTAGTCATGATTTCACGGGTCTACCTCAATGCACATTTTCCCACCGATACCTTCGGGGCGGCGTTACTCGCCTACTTGTGGCTGCAAGTGGCGGAAGGCTTATACATCCGGTTAGCGCCGATGATGAAACGTTGGCCGTTACTGAAAAAGTCTGAAATTTAA
- a CDS encoding threonine/serine exporter family protein produces MTIMEVVIAMVGNYVATIAFGILLNIPRRALNLSGWIGVLGYLLYQVTIVFGGGYVVGNLLGAVAIGVASLQAARWKKMPMILFNIPALVPLVPGGQAYEMIKNFALGQNDTALTFLLQVVMISGAIAFGFLLSELVNRLRQRAWRHHR; encoded by the coding sequence ATGACCATTATGGAAGTCGTTATTGCCATGGTAGGAAACTACGTCGCCACTATTGCGTTTGGGATCCTGCTGAACATTCCTCGGCGGGCGTTGAACCTGAGCGGCTGGATTGGCGTTTTGGGGTACTTGTTATATCAGGTCACCATTGTCTTTGGTGGCGGGTACGTGGTGGGAAACCTTTTGGGGGCCGTGGCAATTGGGGTGGCGTCACTTCAAGCCGCCCGGTGGAAAAAGATGCCGATGATCCTGTTTAACATTCCCGCGCTGGTCCCCCTGGTTCCTGGGGGGCAAGCCTACGAGATGATTAAGAACTTTGCGTTGGGGCAAAATGATACGGCCCTGACCTTCTTGCTGCAGGTCGTGATGATCTCCGGCGCGATTGCCTTTGGGTTCTTGTTATCCGAACTAGTTAATCGCTTGCGCCAGCGCGCTTGGCGGCATCATCGGTAA
- a CDS encoding threonine/serine exporter family protein, with protein MIENGSEIERVEDTMTRIATNAGARTSQLFVMITGILMAINGEVGAQIQPVKRRTFDLEKIAVVNQLSREFAVKEITLQQFADRLDHLDSVSKYFPFWLQLLAAAMVSGPLEVVFRHNLHDFWITCLVGMLGWVVYYLISKYVEIRFLAEFAGAAVIGLLAVWSHHLGLGNSVDDIIIGSVMPLVPGVPITNSVRDILAGNLVSGPVRGVEALVSAAAIGFGIAMVLQFL; from the coding sequence ATGATTGAAAATGGCTCAGAAATCGAGCGGGTGGAGGATACCATGACCCGAATCGCCACCAACGCTGGGGCCCGAACCAGCCAATTGTTCGTGATGATTACCGGGATTTTGATGGCCATCAACGGCGAAGTAGGGGCGCAGATTCAACCCGTCAAGCGCCGGACCTTTGATCTGGAAAAAATTGCGGTCGTCAACCAGTTATCCCGGGAGTTTGCCGTGAAGGAGATTACCTTACAGCAGTTTGCGGATCGGTTAGATCATTTAGATAGCGTCAGTAAGTATTTTCCGTTTTGGCTGCAACTCTTGGCGGCTGCGATGGTCAGTGGGCCGTTGGAAGTGGTCTTTCGTCACAACCTGCACGATTTCTGGATAACCTGTTTGGTGGGGATGCTGGGCTGGGTCGTCTACTATCTGATTAGTAAGTACGTTGAAATTCGGTTCTTAGCGGAGTTTGCGGGGGCCGCGGTTATTGGCTTGCTCGCGGTCTGGAGCCATCATTTGGGACTGGGCAACAGTGTTGACGACATCATCATTGGGAGCGTCATGCCCCTAGTCCCGGGAGTCCCCATTACCAACTCGGTGCGCGATATTCTAGCGGGTAACCTGGTTAGTGGCCCGGTCCGGGGCGTCGAGGCGTTAGTGAGTGCGGCGGCCATTGGCTTTGGAATTGCCATGGTTCTACAATTTCTTTAG
- a CDS encoding metal-dependent transcriptional regulator — protein sequence MTPMKEDYLKIIFELGGKQKKVSNKQIAISLNIAAGSVTEMVNKMAAEGLAEHTPYAGISLTSKGIRLAEDLVRKHRIWEDFLVEKLGYELPDVHDEAEVLEHVTSPKLVNALDDMLGHPTHCPHGGVIPDRFGHYHEDSHTVLNDAKDGSVVTVDRFIDNHDLLTYLGDLKLDIGDQLKIEKHDPFEGPVTVRNLTDDAELIVSYKAAHYIFVK from the coding sequence ATGACTCCGATGAAGGAGGACTATTTAAAGATTATTTTCGAACTGGGCGGGAAGCAAAAGAAGGTTTCTAACAAGCAAATCGCCATTAGTTTGAACATTGCAGCCGGTTCAGTGACCGAAATGGTCAATAAGATGGCCGCCGAAGGGTTAGCGGAACATACCCCGTATGCGGGAATTTCGTTAACCAGCAAGGGGATTCGGTTGGCCGAGGATTTAGTGCGGAAGCACCGAATCTGGGAAGACTTCTTAGTGGAAAAGCTGGGTTATGAACTGCCCGACGTTCACGATGAAGCCGAAGTCTTAGAACACGTGACGAGTCCGAAGTTGGTTAATGCCTTGGATGACATGTTGGGGCATCCAACCCATTGTCCGCACGGTGGGGTCATCCCCGACCGTTTCGGGCACTATCACGAGGATAGTCACACCGTCTTAAACGACGCGAAGGATGGAAGTGTGGTGACCGTGGATCGGTTTATTGACAACCATGACCTCCTAACGTATTTGGGTGACCTGAAGTTGGACATCGGGGATCAACTGAAGATTGAGAAACACGATCCGTTTGAGGGTCCCGTCACGGTGCGCAACCTGACCGACGATGCGGAATTAATCGTCAGTTACAAGGCGGCCCACTATATTTTTGTGAAGTAA